A genome region from Deltaproteobacteria bacterium includes the following:
- a CDS encoding PAS domain S-box protein, giving the protein MAPPRSPLLPALGDPLVDLLDAAGVGISITVDRGDRLERLYVNRAAADLLGYGVDEVADMPPMLPVAADERDRVAFIARRARDTGAAPAPLTTALVARDGRRIPVELTFARTEYRGLPATIAFIRDVTDRAAIAAALRESEHRFRSLADEAPDSITVAADGRFVYANRAAAAALGYDEPDELIGKPVAAIVPSDELPRMRERMARALAGERLGPSEYTGIRKDGGRMTMEISSVRVAWDGRPALLGVGRDVSDRRRRQEEIIRASQLAAVGQLAAGVAHEINNPLTFVLLNLERIRRELAASPLSHLQQHVEDVIDGAERIRAVVGDLLSFARAPAAGRTPAPVDVVAVVDSALRLAGHALRRCARVERTVAAVPPVPIDRARLGQVVLNVLLNAADALDGRDPDSGHIAVRVTEAPPGAVEIAISDNGPGVAESDVDRVFEPFFTTKPAGRGTGLGLAICRTIVEAAGGSIALDSHPGTGTTVRIRLPTAREPKSGAGR; this is encoded by the coding sequence ATGGCCCCGCCGCGATCGCCGCTGCTGCCCGCCCTCGGCGATCCGCTGGTCGACCTGCTCGACGCGGCGGGCGTCGGCATCTCGATCACCGTGGACCGCGGCGATCGGCTCGAACGCCTCTACGTCAACCGCGCGGCCGCCGACCTGCTCGGCTACGGGGTCGACGAAGTGGCCGACATGCCGCCGATGCTGCCGGTCGCCGCCGACGAGCGCGACCGCGTCGCGTTCATCGCGCGGCGCGCGCGGGACACCGGCGCGGCCCCCGCGCCGCTGACCACCGCGCTCGTCGCCCGCGACGGCCGCCGCATACCGGTCGAGCTGACGTTCGCGCGCACCGAGTACCGCGGCTTGCCCGCGACGATCGCGTTCATCCGCGACGTGACGGACCGAGCGGCGATCGCCGCGGCGCTGCGAGAGTCGGAGCACCGGTTCCGCTCGCTCGCCGACGAGGCGCCCGACTCCATCACCGTGGCCGCGGATGGCCGATTCGTGTACGCAAACCGGGCTGCGGCGGCGGCGCTCGGCTACGACGAGCCGGATGAATTGATCGGCAAACCCGTGGCCGCCATCGTCCCGTCCGACGAGCTGCCGCGCATGCGCGAACGCATGGCGCGAGCGCTCGCCGGCGAGCGACTCGGGCCGAGCGAGTACACCGGGATCCGCAAGGACGGCGGCCGCATGACGATGGAAATCTCGTCGGTGCGCGTCGCGTGGGACGGACGCCCGGCACTGCTCGGCGTCGGACGCGACGTGAGCGATCGCCGCCGGCGCCAGGAGGAGATCATCCGCGCCAGCCAGCTTGCCGCCGTCGGCCAGCTCGCCGCCGGCGTCGCCCACGAGATCAACAACCCGCTCACCTTCGTGCTGCTGAACCTCGAGCGCATCCGCCGCGAACTCGCCGCCAGCCCGCTGTCGCACTTGCAGCAGCACGTCGAAGACGTGATCGACGGAGCCGAGCGCATCCGCGCCGTCGTCGGCGACCTGCTGTCGTTTGCCCGCGCGCCCGCCGCCGGGCGCACCCCGGCGCCCGTCGATGTGGTCGCCGTGGTGGACTCGGCGCTGCGGCTCGCGGGCCACGCGCTGCGCCGGTGCGCCCGCGTCGAGCGCACCGTCGCCGCCGTGCCGCCGGTGCCGATCGACCGCGCTCGCCTCGGGCAAGTCGTGCTCAACGTGCTCCTCAACGCAGCCGACGCGCTCGACGGCCGCGATCCGGATAGCGGTCACATCGCGGTGCGTGTCACCGAAGCGCCGCCCGGCGCGGTCGAGATCGCGATCTCCGACAACGGGCCTGGCGTCGCCGAATCCGACGTCGACCGGGTGTTCGAGCCGTTTTTCACGACCAAGCCGGCCGGCCGGGGCACGGGCCTCGGGCTCGCGATCTGCCGCACGATCGTCGAGGCGGCCGGCGGTTCGATCGCGCTGGACTCGCATCCGGGGACCGGCACGACGGTCCGCATTCGTCTCCCGACCGCGCGCGAACCGAAGTCGGGTGCCGGCCGCTGA
- a CDS encoding MFS transporter: MARDLRLFYLFRLLATSYLWVPIFVYFFESRGLQWSEISILGAIYCGVVILVEIPTGAFADRIGRRRSMMAGTLAMVAACVTAYFAHGFAAFAIAEVLAATSMSLCSGADSAYLFDLLVDNGRADEYAHHEGRASAWHFAGQTLAFAAGGVLAEIDLALPYLATAAVSAAAFGVALLMDGERAAIVSRPLRPAREEARAYFRHMRESLRAARSNRALLWVIGYAAVVFALLKAIAYLYQPLLKAQSFGYAEVGFIFAGVYAVASFVAHQADALRRQYGEDVLVWGVLIALAGSFLLLGQVRSEWVMMLLLVQAIATGLYSPLVKPLLNRQIASSDHRATVLSIESIAKRSFMIGAVFLPIAASYGPAAALYWCGGVGLAGFAVLAAFGRAAPLSGRGAVFRAVVPEDSVPALSGDPPCPSK; this comes from the coding sequence ATGGCTCGCGACCTTCGCCTGTTCTACCTGTTCCGGCTGCTGGCGACCTCGTACCTGTGGGTGCCGATCTTCGTCTACTTCTTCGAGTCGCGCGGGCTACAGTGGAGCGAGATTTCCATTCTCGGCGCGATCTACTGCGGCGTCGTCATCCTCGTCGAAATCCCGACGGGCGCGTTCGCCGACCGCATTGGCCGGCGCCGCTCCATGATGGCGGGGACACTCGCGATGGTCGCGGCGTGCGTCACGGCGTACTTCGCGCACGGCTTCGCTGCGTTCGCCATCGCGGAGGTGCTGGCGGCGACCTCGATGTCTCTGTGCTCGGGCGCGGATTCGGCCTACCTGTTCGACTTGCTCGTCGACAACGGTCGCGCGGACGAATACGCGCACCACGAGGGGCGCGCGTCCGCGTGGCACTTCGCCGGCCAGACGCTGGCGTTTGCGGCGGGGGGTGTGCTCGCGGAGATCGACCTTGCGCTGCCGTATCTGGCGACGGCCGCCGTGTCGGCAGCCGCGTTCGGGGTCGCGTTGCTGATGGACGGCGAGCGCGCCGCGATCGTGTCGCGGCCGCTGCGGCCGGCGCGCGAGGAGGCGCGCGCCTACTTCCGCCATATGCGCGAGTCGTTGCGCGCCGCGCGCAGCAATCGGGCGCTGCTGTGGGTGATCGGCTATGCGGCTGTGGTGTTCGCGCTGCTCAAGGCGATCGCGTACCTTTACCAGCCGCTGCTGAAGGCCCAGTCGTTCGGCTACGCGGAGGTGGGGTTCATTTTCGCCGGCGTCTATGCGGTGGCGTCGTTCGTCGCTCACCAGGCCGACGCGCTGCGCCGCCAGTACGGCGAGGACGTGCTCGTGTGGGGCGTGTTGATCGCGCTGGCCGGCAGCTTCCTGTTGCTCGGCCAGGTTCGCAGCGAGTGGGTGATGATGTTGTTGCTCGTGCAAGCGATCGCGACCGGCCTGTACTCGCCGCTGGTCAAGCCGCTGCTCAACCGGCAGATCGCCAGTTCCGATCACCGCGCGACCGTGCTGTCCATCGAGAGCATCGCGAAGCGCTCGTTCATGATCGGCGCCGTATTCCTGCCGATCGCGGCGTCCTACGGGCCCGCCGCGGCGCTGTACTGGTGCGGCGGCGTCGGTCTGGCCGGGTTCGCGGTGCTGGCGGCATTCGGTCGGGCCGCGCCGCTGAGCGGGCGCGGCGCCGTGTTCCGCGCGGTCGTACCGGAGGATTCCGTGCCGGCGCTGTCCGGCGATCCTCCGTGTCCGTCGAAGTAG
- a CDS encoding HEAT repeat domain-containing protein → MTAVCPTCQRPIDPARAPVARVRGGHVYTYCSAACADGAPAACADGDAAADADRAPPIEVRAENTPARAEETAMSVAWYERADEAVARVADSPRDVDDLWDDEPASPVSAPVVGRGHTWDERAQARIDAEERGAASPAAGRRGNKRRALAIAGAVCVGGMAIAIVDAVSPSSPTDATAATDAPVAPAPAPEPAPPPAADARVDPAVLRDAAVGALRELMRSPSPRLARDAALALARVRDPDALAALGRRLDEEPSPAARLRVAYVLARSGDARGVAALEAALRDPSRDVRLDAARSLARLGNDAGRTALRAMLRVRTHRLGAAAALALLGDDAGLAVLREALAGSARVARTRAAVALGAAGYDEARDALADILTAGDRVGAAHALAALGDTRAVDALVEQLGASALRVDAAIALRRLDAQVDLAPLARALVDGDDVGRITAAEAILILTADERPAELR, encoded by the coding sequence GTGACCGCCGTCTGTCCCACCTGCCAGCGTCCGATCGATCCCGCGCGTGCGCCGGTCGCGCGGGTGCGAGGCGGGCACGTGTACACGTACTGCTCGGCAGCCTGTGCCGACGGCGCACCGGCGGCCTGCGCCGACGGCGACGCGGCCGCGGACGCCGATCGCGCACCGCCGATCGAGGTGCGCGCCGAAAACACGCCGGCGCGCGCCGAGGAGACCGCGATGAGCGTGGCGTGGTACGAGCGCGCCGACGAGGCCGTCGCGCGGGTCGCCGATTCGCCGCGCGACGTCGACGACTTGTGGGACGACGAGCCCGCGTCACCGGTGTCGGCCCCGGTCGTCGGGCGCGGGCACACGTGGGACGAGCGCGCGCAGGCGCGCATCGACGCGGAGGAGCGCGGTGCGGCGTCGCCGGCGGCCGGCCGGCGCGGAAACAAGCGCCGCGCGCTCGCGATCGCCGGGGCGGTCTGCGTCGGGGGCATGGCGATCGCGATCGTCGACGCGGTGTCGCCGTCGTCTCCGACGGATGCGACCGCCGCGACGGATGCGCCCGTCGCGCCGGCGCCGGCGCCGGAGCCCGCCCCGCCGCCGGCCGCGGACGCGCGCGTCGATCCGGCGGTGTTGCGCGACGCCGCCGTCGGCGCGCTGCGCGAGCTGATGCGGTCGCCGTCGCCTCGGCTGGCGCGCGACGCCGCGCTCGCGCTCGCCCGCGTGCGCGATCCGGACGCGCTCGCCGCGCTCGGCCGGCGGCTCGACGAGGAGCCGAGCCCGGCCGCGCGCCTGCGCGTCGCGTACGTGCTCGCCCGGTCCGGCGACGCGCGCGGCGTAGCGGCGCTCGAGGCGGCGTTGCGCGATCCGAGCCGCGACGTGCGCCTCGACGCCGCGCGATCGCTCGCGCGGCTCGGCAACGACGCCGGCCGCACCGCGCTGCGCGCGATGCTGCGCGTGCGCACGCACCGGCTCGGGGCCGCCGCGGCGCTCGCGCTGCTCGGCGACGACGCCGGGCTCGCGGTGCTGCGCGAAGCCCTCGCGGGTTCGGCGCGCGTTGCGCGCACGCGCGCGGCAGTGGCCCTCGGCGCCGCCGGCTACGACGAGGCGCGCGACGCGCTGGCCGACATCCTCACCGCGGGCGACCGCGTCGGCGCGGCCCACGCGCTGGCTGCGCTCGGGGACACCCGCGCGGTTGACGCGCTGGTCGAGCAGCTCGGCGCGAGCGCGCTGCGGGTGGACGCCGCGATCGCCCTTCGGCGGTTGGACGCGCAGGTCGACCTCGCGCCGCTGGCGCGCGCGCTGGTCGACGGCGACGACGTGGGCCGGATCACCGCCGCCGAGGCGATCTTGATCTTGACCGCCGACGAGCGGCCGGCGGAGCTGCGCTGA
- a CDS encoding TlpA family protein disulfide reductase, translating to MADPGRRARWAGRAAIALALATAAFGAVDVARNWHAMRPVAPGDMAPLFSLPRADGGGRVSLADARGDVVLVDFWASWCGPCIRAMPAIERAWRRLRGDGFRVLSVNIEGRAGRAAALAAARRLGVTFPVLSDDGAVADAFRVTTIPHLVVIDRRGVVVAVHRGAAVDLDGWLADQVEPLLAAPRP from the coding sequence GTGGCTGATCCGGGCCGCCGCGCGCGGTGGGCGGGCCGGGCGGCGATCGCGCTGGCGCTCGCGACCGCCGCGTTCGGCGCGGTGGACGTCGCGCGCAACTGGCACGCGATGCGGCCGGTCGCCCCGGGAGACATGGCGCCGCTGTTTTCGCTGCCGCGTGCCGACGGCGGCGGTCGCGTGTCGCTGGCCGACGCCCGCGGCGATGTCGTGCTCGTGGACTTCTGGGCGTCCTGGTGCGGGCCGTGCATTCGCGCGATGCCGGCGATCGAGCGGGCCTGGCGGCGCCTTCGCGGCGATGGCTTCCGCGTGCTGTCGGTCAACATCGAGGGCCGCGCTGGCCGCGCGGCCGCGCTGGCCGCGGCGCGGCGCCTCGGCGTCACGTTCCCCGTGCTCAGCGACGATGGCGCGGTCGCCGACGCCTTCCGGGTGACGACCATCCCGCACCTGGTCGTCATCGACCGGCGCGGCGTGGTCGTCGCGGTTCACCGCGGGGCGGCCGTCGACCTCGACGGCTGGCTCGCCGACCAGGTCGAGCCCCTGTTGGCGGCTCCGCGTCCCTGA
- a CDS encoding type III pantothenate kinase, translating to MANLLAVDVGNTNTVFGLYEGDELVDHWRLATEANRTSDEYAVLVQQLFALHGRDWHAVSHGIVASVVPPALHAVVRLFSRHLGIEPMVVGPGIKTGMPILYENPREVGADRIANAVAAFDKHRRGLVCVDFGTATTWDVVTPKGEYLGGVIAPGILISAEALYRRAAKLPRVEIVKPERAVGRTPVTSMQSGLYYGYAGMVDAVVDRIAAEVDFDPYCLATGGLARLIAGASRAIREVDPLLTLRGLKILFERNR from the coding sequence ATGGCCAATTTGCTCGCGGTCGACGTCGGCAACACGAACACGGTGTTCGGCCTCTACGAGGGCGACGAACTCGTCGACCACTGGCGGCTCGCGACGGAGGCCAACCGCACCTCGGACGAGTACGCCGTGCTCGTCCAACAACTGTTCGCGCTGCACGGCCGCGACTGGCATGCGGTGAGCCACGGCATCGTCGCGTCGGTCGTTCCGCCCGCGCTGCACGCGGTCGTGCGGCTGTTTTCCCGCCACCTCGGCATCGAGCCGATGGTGGTCGGTCCCGGGATCAAGACCGGCATGCCGATCCTGTACGAGAATCCGCGCGAGGTAGGCGCCGACCGCATCGCCAACGCGGTGGCGGCGTTCGACAAACATCGCCGCGGCCTCGTGTGCGTCGACTTCGGCACCGCGACGACGTGGGACGTGGTCACGCCGAAGGGCGAGTACCTCGGCGGGGTGATCGCGCCGGGCATTCTCATCAGCGCCGAAGCGCTGTACCGCCGGGCGGCCAAGCTGCCGCGGGTGGAGATCGTCAAGCCGGAGCGCGCGGTCGGGCGCACGCCTGTGACGTCGATGCAGTCGGGCCTGTATTACGGGTATGCCGGGATGGTCGACGCCGTGGTCGACCGCATCGCCGCCGAGGTGGACTTCGACCCCTATTGCCTTGCGACCGGCGGGCTCGCGCGACTGATCGCCGGCGCGTCGCGCGCGATCCGCGAGGTCGATCCGCTGCTGACGCTCCGCGGATTGAAGATCTTGTTCGAGAGGAACCGCTGA